In one window of Anser cygnoides isolate HZ-2024a breed goose chromosome 3, Taihu_goose_T2T_genome, whole genome shotgun sequence DNA:
- the AARS2 gene encoding alanine--tRNA ligase, mitochondrial isoform X2 yields the protein MAAGGRLPLSLPAGRARAAFLRFFQERHGHRRLPSAPVRPRGDPSLLFVNAGMNQFKPIFLGTAHPRSELSRYRRVVNSQKCVRAGGKHNDLEDVGRDTCHHTFFEMLGNWSFGDYFKEEACSMAWELLTEVYEIPKDRLYVTYFGGDSSLGLSADEECRDVWLQLGVPASRVLPFPLKDNFWEMGDTGPCGPCTEIHYDHVGGGRNAAALVNQGSPDVVEIWNLVFMQYNREVEGNLLPLPQHHVDTGMGLERLVTVLQNKRSNYDTDLFTPILDAIHKGCGAPKYQGLVGDADVGRVNMAYRVVADHVRTLCVCITDGIYPGLSGAELVLRRILRRAVRFCSEVLHAPPGLLASLVPTVVEVLGDAYPELRKNADQVVDIISENEAAFLSSLERGRRVIERTVQQMQPSTNFPADVAWSLYGNLGFPLDLIDLMLEEKGIRLDSDAFNELVLEDAKRKAQGAQAAQLEGTDVRLDVHSLAELRGDNVPATDDSPKYSYKLGQHGQYEFSPCQATILMLYRDQSLQKEVGAGQRCGVILDRTNFYAEQGGQASDQGYLIRLGQQDILFPVESVHLCGGYVVHAVTAVETLRAGDQVQLFVDEARRLACMTNHTATHLLNFALRHVLGDNTEQRGSHVTAERLRFDFAVKSPVTVEQLQQVEQVVQDAIKRNEAVHMAEVPLALARRVQGLRAMDEEYPDPVRIVSLGVPVETVLTCDSEAARQTSVELCCGTHLLQTGAMEDLAIVSERQLVKGISRVIAVTGRQAKQAREVGQCLATEVDSVSIRMKQRSTSIAEMQNLSKEVGQLTEVVASTAMPQWQRKELQTILKALQRTANTAIRKLEIRQAEEKAQSLLTKHCNQPVIVDTVPADSLSILMKVVNQLCDKSPGTSVLLLSPQASGEVLCACQVSKDCLPVFSAADWAVAVCTQMEGKAGGSPIVAKGSGNAKGMQGALTTALKFAQSKL from the exons atggcggcgggcgggcgccTGCCCCTGTCCCTACCCGCGGGTCGGGCCCGCGCCGCCTTCCTGCGCTTCTTCCAGGAGCGGCACGGCCACCGCCGCCTGCCCTCCGCCCCCGTGCGGCCCCGCGGCGACCCCAGCCTCCTCTTCGTCAACGCGGGCATGAACCAG TTTAAGCCCATTTTCCTGGGCACGGCGCACCCCCGGAGCGAGCTGTCGCGGTACCGGCGGGTGGTGAACAGCCAGAAGTGTGTGCGCGCCGGGGGGAAGCACAACGACCTGGAGGACGTGGGCCGGGACACCTGCCATCACACCTTCTTCGAGATGCTGGGCAACTGGTCCTTCGGGGACTACTTCAAG GAGGAAGCATGCAGCATGGCCTGGGAGCTCTTGACAGAGGTCTACGAGATCCCCAAAGATCGTCTCTATGTCACGTACTTTGGCGGAGACTCCTCACTGGGGCTGAGCGCTGACGAGGAGTGCAGGGACGTATGGCTCCAGCTGGG AGTGCCTGCCAGTCGTGTGCTGCCTTTTCCATTGAAGGACAACTTCTGGGAGATGGGTGACACAGGTCCCTGCGGTCCCTGCACGGAGATCCACTATGACCACGTGGGTGgtggcagaaatgctgcagcacTGGTGAACCAGGGCAGCCCTGACGTGGTGGAGATCTGGAACCTGGTCTTCATGCAGTATAACAG AGAGGTGGAAGGGAATTTGCTTCCCTTGCCTCAGCACCATGTGGATACAGGAATGGGCTTGGAAAGGCTGGTGACTGTTCTGCAGAATAAACGCTCCAACTACGACACAGATCTCTTCACGCCCATCTTGGACGCCATTCACAAG GGCTGTGGCGCGCCCAAGTACCAAGGTCTGGTCGGGGATGCTGACGTTGGGCGTGTGAATATGGCCTACCGCGTGGTGGCAGATCACGTGCGGACCTTGTGTGTGTGCATCACTGATGGCATCTACCCAGGCCTCTCCGGAGCAGA ACTGGTGCTGCGTCGGATTCTGCGCAGGGCTGTCCGCTTCTGCTCTGAAGTCCTTCACGCTCCGCCTGGGCTTTTGGCCTCCCTTGTGCCTACTGTAGTGGAAGTGCTG GGAGATGCCTACCCAGAGCTGAGGAAGAATGCAGACCAG GTCGTGGATATCATCAGTGAGAATGAAGCTGCTTTCCTGTCCTCCCTTGAGCGGGGGAGGCGCGTCATTGAGCGGACAGTGCAGCAGATGCAGCCCTCCACAAATTTCCCAG CTGACGTAGCCTGGTCTCTCTATGGGAATTTGGGGTTTCCTCTGGATCTGATTGACTTGATGCTTGAAGAAAAGGGAATCCGTTTGGATTCAGATGCTTTCAATGAACTTGTTCTGGAGGATGCAAAG cGGAAGGCTCAGGGCGCgcaggcagcacagctggagGGCACAGATGTGCGCCTGGATGTGCACTCGCTGGCTGAGCTGCGGGGTGACAACGTGCCTGCTACTGATGACTCTCCAAAGTACTCCTACAAGCTTGGGCAGCACGGGCAGTACG AGTTCAGCCCGTGCCAGGCCACCATCCTGATGCTGTACAGAGATCAGTCTCTCCAGAAGGAGGTTGGGGCAGGGCAGCGCTGTGGTGTCATCTTGGACAGGACTAACTTTTATGCAGAGCAGGGTGGGCAAGCCTCTGACCAAGGCTACCTGATACGCTTAGGACAGCAG GACATCCTCTTCCCTGTAGAGTCAGTTCATCTCTGTGGTGGTTACGTGGTCCATGCGGTCACCGCTGTGGAAACCCTGCGTGCTGGAGATCAAGTTCAGCTTTTTGTGGATGAG GCCCGACGGCTGGCCTGCATGACCAACCACACCGCGACCCACCTGCTAAACTTTGCGCTCCGCCACGTCCTGGGTGACAACACGGAGCAACGAGGGTCCCACGTGACGGCAGAGCGGCTGCGCTTCGACTTTGCTGTCAAG AGTCCTGTGActgtggagcagctgcagcaagtTGAGCAGGTGGTCCAGGATGCGATCAAACGAAATGAGGCTGTGCATATGGCTGAGGTTCCCCTTGCACTGGCAAGAAGAGTTCAGGGACTTCGTGCTATGGATGAG GAGTATCCAGACCCAGTGAGGATAGTGTCCCTCGGGGTCCCTGTGGAGACTGTGCTGACCTGCGACTCTGAGGCTGCAAGGCAGACCTCTGTGGAGCTCTGCTGTGGGAC GCACCTTCTCCAAACAGGCGCTATGGAGGACCTGGCCATCGTCAGTGAGCGTCAGCTCGTGAAAGGGATTAGCCGTGTCATTGCAGTGACAGGGAGACAGGCCAAACAG gCCCGAGAGGTAGGCCAGTGCTTGGCTACGGAAGTGGACTCTGTCTCCATACGGATGAAGCAGAGGAGCACCTCCATTGCTGAGATGCAGAACCTCTCCAAAGAAGTGGGCCAGTTGACCGAA GTGGTAGCCAGCACTGCAATGCCCCAGTGGCAAAGAAAAGAACTACAGACCATCCTCAAAGCACTGCAGCGAACCGCCAACACAGCCATCAGGAAACTGGAGATACGGCAG gctgaagagaagGCACAAAGCCTGCTAACAAAACATTGCAACCAACCTGTCATCGTAGATACTGTCCCAGCTGACTCCCTGTCT ATCCTAATGAAGGTAGTGAACCAGCTGTGTGACAAGTCTCCTGGCACATCAGTCCTGCTGCTCAGCCCTCAGGCTTCCGGAGAGGTGCTCTGTGCCTGTCAGGTGTCCAAG GACTGCCTCCCTGTGTTCTCTGCTGCTGACTGGGCCGTGGCTGTCTGTACGCAGATGGAAGGCAAGGCAGGAGGTTCTCCTATCGTCGCTAAGGGCAGCGGAAATGCCAAAGGCATGCAAGGAGCCCTGACTACCGCGCTGAAGTTCGCTCAGAGTAAACTCTGA
- the AARS2 gene encoding alanine--tRNA ligase, mitochondrial isoform X1: protein MAAGGRLPLSLPAGRARAAFLRFFQERHGHRRLPSAPVRPRGDPSLLFVNAGMNQFKPIFLGTAHPRSELSRYRRVVNSQKCVRAGGKHNDLEDVGRDTCHHTFFEMLGNWSFGDYFKEEACSMAWELLTEVYEIPKDRLYVTYFGGDSSLGLSADEECRDVWLQLGVPASRVLPFPLKDNFWEMGDTGPCGPCTEIHYDHVGGGRNAAALVNQGSPDVVEIWNLVFMQYNREVEGNLLPLPQHHVDTGMGLERLVTVLQNKRSNYDTDLFTPILDAIHKGCGAPKYQGLVGDADVGRVNMAYRVVADHVRTLCVCITDGIYPGLSGAELVLRRILRRAVRFCSEVLHAPPGLLASLVPTVVEVLGDAYPELRKNADQVVDIISENEAAFLSSLERGRRVIERTVQQMQPSTNFPADVAWSLYGNLGFPLDLIDLMLEEKGIRLDSDAFNELVLEDAKRKAQGAQAAQLEGTDVRLDVHSLAELRGDNVPATDDSPKYSYKLGQHGQYEFSPCQATILMLYRDQSLQKEVGAGQRCGVILDRTNFYAEQGGQASDQGYLIRLGQQDILFPVESVHLCGGYVVHAVTAVETLRAGDQVQLFVDEARRLACMTNHTATHLLNFALRHVLGDNTEQRGSHVTAERLRFDFAVKSPVTVEQLQQVEQVVQDAIKRNEAVHMAEVPLALARRVQGLRAMDEEYPDPVRIVSLGVPVETVLTCDSEAARQTSVELCCGTHLLQTGAMEDLAIVSERQLVKGISRVIAVTGRQAKQAREVGQCLATEVDSVSIRMKQRSTSIAEMQNLSKEVGQLTEVVASTAMPQWQRKELQTILKALQRTANTAIRKLEIRQAEEKAQSLLTKHCNQPVIVDTVPADSLSILMKVVNQLCDKSPGTSVLLLSPQASGEVLCACQVSKVSRTLEESQGTCLQREAGLTAQTASLCSLLLTGPWLSVRRWKARQEVLLSSLRAAEMPKACKEP, encoded by the exons atggcggcgggcgggcgccTGCCCCTGTCCCTACCCGCGGGTCGGGCCCGCGCCGCCTTCCTGCGCTTCTTCCAGGAGCGGCACGGCCACCGCCGCCTGCCCTCCGCCCCCGTGCGGCCCCGCGGCGACCCCAGCCTCCTCTTCGTCAACGCGGGCATGAACCAG TTTAAGCCCATTTTCCTGGGCACGGCGCACCCCCGGAGCGAGCTGTCGCGGTACCGGCGGGTGGTGAACAGCCAGAAGTGTGTGCGCGCCGGGGGGAAGCACAACGACCTGGAGGACGTGGGCCGGGACACCTGCCATCACACCTTCTTCGAGATGCTGGGCAACTGGTCCTTCGGGGACTACTTCAAG GAGGAAGCATGCAGCATGGCCTGGGAGCTCTTGACAGAGGTCTACGAGATCCCCAAAGATCGTCTCTATGTCACGTACTTTGGCGGAGACTCCTCACTGGGGCTGAGCGCTGACGAGGAGTGCAGGGACGTATGGCTCCAGCTGGG AGTGCCTGCCAGTCGTGTGCTGCCTTTTCCATTGAAGGACAACTTCTGGGAGATGGGTGACACAGGTCCCTGCGGTCCCTGCACGGAGATCCACTATGACCACGTGGGTGgtggcagaaatgctgcagcacTGGTGAACCAGGGCAGCCCTGACGTGGTGGAGATCTGGAACCTGGTCTTCATGCAGTATAACAG AGAGGTGGAAGGGAATTTGCTTCCCTTGCCTCAGCACCATGTGGATACAGGAATGGGCTTGGAAAGGCTGGTGACTGTTCTGCAGAATAAACGCTCCAACTACGACACAGATCTCTTCACGCCCATCTTGGACGCCATTCACAAG GGCTGTGGCGCGCCCAAGTACCAAGGTCTGGTCGGGGATGCTGACGTTGGGCGTGTGAATATGGCCTACCGCGTGGTGGCAGATCACGTGCGGACCTTGTGTGTGTGCATCACTGATGGCATCTACCCAGGCCTCTCCGGAGCAGA ACTGGTGCTGCGTCGGATTCTGCGCAGGGCTGTCCGCTTCTGCTCTGAAGTCCTTCACGCTCCGCCTGGGCTTTTGGCCTCCCTTGTGCCTACTGTAGTGGAAGTGCTG GGAGATGCCTACCCAGAGCTGAGGAAGAATGCAGACCAG GTCGTGGATATCATCAGTGAGAATGAAGCTGCTTTCCTGTCCTCCCTTGAGCGGGGGAGGCGCGTCATTGAGCGGACAGTGCAGCAGATGCAGCCCTCCACAAATTTCCCAG CTGACGTAGCCTGGTCTCTCTATGGGAATTTGGGGTTTCCTCTGGATCTGATTGACTTGATGCTTGAAGAAAAGGGAATCCGTTTGGATTCAGATGCTTTCAATGAACTTGTTCTGGAGGATGCAAAG cGGAAGGCTCAGGGCGCgcaggcagcacagctggagGGCACAGATGTGCGCCTGGATGTGCACTCGCTGGCTGAGCTGCGGGGTGACAACGTGCCTGCTACTGATGACTCTCCAAAGTACTCCTACAAGCTTGGGCAGCACGGGCAGTACG AGTTCAGCCCGTGCCAGGCCACCATCCTGATGCTGTACAGAGATCAGTCTCTCCAGAAGGAGGTTGGGGCAGGGCAGCGCTGTGGTGTCATCTTGGACAGGACTAACTTTTATGCAGAGCAGGGTGGGCAAGCCTCTGACCAAGGCTACCTGATACGCTTAGGACAGCAG GACATCCTCTTCCCTGTAGAGTCAGTTCATCTCTGTGGTGGTTACGTGGTCCATGCGGTCACCGCTGTGGAAACCCTGCGTGCTGGAGATCAAGTTCAGCTTTTTGTGGATGAG GCCCGACGGCTGGCCTGCATGACCAACCACACCGCGACCCACCTGCTAAACTTTGCGCTCCGCCACGTCCTGGGTGACAACACGGAGCAACGAGGGTCCCACGTGACGGCAGAGCGGCTGCGCTTCGACTTTGCTGTCAAG AGTCCTGTGActgtggagcagctgcagcaagtTGAGCAGGTGGTCCAGGATGCGATCAAACGAAATGAGGCTGTGCATATGGCTGAGGTTCCCCTTGCACTGGCAAGAAGAGTTCAGGGACTTCGTGCTATGGATGAG GAGTATCCAGACCCAGTGAGGATAGTGTCCCTCGGGGTCCCTGTGGAGACTGTGCTGACCTGCGACTCTGAGGCTGCAAGGCAGACCTCTGTGGAGCTCTGCTGTGGGAC GCACCTTCTCCAAACAGGCGCTATGGAGGACCTGGCCATCGTCAGTGAGCGTCAGCTCGTGAAAGGGATTAGCCGTGTCATTGCAGTGACAGGGAGACAGGCCAAACAG gCCCGAGAGGTAGGCCAGTGCTTGGCTACGGAAGTGGACTCTGTCTCCATACGGATGAAGCAGAGGAGCACCTCCATTGCTGAGATGCAGAACCTCTCCAAAGAAGTGGGCCAGTTGACCGAA GTGGTAGCCAGCACTGCAATGCCCCAGTGGCAAAGAAAAGAACTACAGACCATCCTCAAAGCACTGCAGCGAACCGCCAACACAGCCATCAGGAAACTGGAGATACGGCAG gctgaagagaagGCACAAAGCCTGCTAACAAAACATTGCAACCAACCTGTCATCGTAGATACTGTCCCAGCTGACTCCCTGTCT ATCCTAATGAAGGTAGTGAACCAGCTGTGTGACAAGTCTCCTGGCACATCAGTCCTGCTGCTCAGCCCTCAGGCTTCCGGAGAGGTGCTCTGTGCCTGTCAGGTGTCCAAGGTGAGCAGAACCCTGGAAGAGTCACAGGGAACCTGCCTGCAAAGAGAGGCTGGGCTGACTGCTCA GACTGCCTCCCTGTGTTCTCTGCTGCTGACTGGGCCGTGGCTGTCTGTACGCAGATGGAAGGCAAGGCAGGAGGTTCTCCTATCGTCGCTAAGGGCAGCGGAAATGCCAAAGGCATGCAAGGAGCCCTGA
- the AARS2 gene encoding alanine--tRNA ligase, mitochondrial isoform X3, which translates to MAAGGRLPLSLPAGRARAAFLRFFQERHGHRRLPSAPVRPRGDPSLLFVNAGMNQFKPIFLGTAHPRSELSRYRRVVNSQKCVRAGGKHNDLEDVGRDTCHHTFFEMLGNWSFGDYFKEEACSMAWELLTEVYEIPKDRLYVTYFGGDSSLGLSADEECRDVWLQLGVPASRVLPFPLKDNFWEMGDTGPCGPCTEIHYDHVGGGRNAAALVNQGSPDVVEIWNLVFMQYNREVEGNLLPLPQHHVDTGMGLERLVTVLQNKRSNYDTDLFTPILDAIHKGCGAPKYQGLVGDADVGRVNMAYRVVADHVRTLCVCITDGIYPGLSGAELVLRRILRRAVRFCSEVLHAPPGLLASLVPTVVEVLGDAYPELRKNADQVVDIISENEAAFLSSLERGRRVIERTVQQMQPSTNFPADVAWSLYGNLGFPLDLIDLMLEEKGIRLDSDAFNELVLEDAKRKAQGAQAAQLEGTDVRLDVHSLAELRGDNVPATDDSPKYSYKLGQHGQYEFSPCQATILMLYRDQSLQKEVGAGQRCGVILDRTNFYAEQGGQASDQGYLIRLGQQDILFPVESVHLCGGYVVHAVTAVETLRAGDQVQLFVDEARRLACMTNHTATHLLNFALRHVLGDNTEQRGSHVTAERLRFDFAVKSPVTVEQLQQVEQVVQDAIKRNEAVHMAEVPLALARRVQGLRAMDEEYPDPVRIVSLGVPVETVLTCDSEAARQTSVELCCGTHLLQTGAMEDLAIVSERQLVKGISRVIAVTGRQAKQAREVGQCLATEVDSVSIRMKQRSTSIAEMQNLSKEVGQLTEVVASTAMPQWQRKELQTILKALQRTANTAIRKLEIRQAEEKAQSLLTKHCNQPVIVDTVPADSLSILMKVVNQLCDKSPGTSVLLLSPQASGEVLCACQVSKCCWLILLG; encoded by the exons atggcggcgggcgggcgccTGCCCCTGTCCCTACCCGCGGGTCGGGCCCGCGCCGCCTTCCTGCGCTTCTTCCAGGAGCGGCACGGCCACCGCCGCCTGCCCTCCGCCCCCGTGCGGCCCCGCGGCGACCCCAGCCTCCTCTTCGTCAACGCGGGCATGAACCAG TTTAAGCCCATTTTCCTGGGCACGGCGCACCCCCGGAGCGAGCTGTCGCGGTACCGGCGGGTGGTGAACAGCCAGAAGTGTGTGCGCGCCGGGGGGAAGCACAACGACCTGGAGGACGTGGGCCGGGACACCTGCCATCACACCTTCTTCGAGATGCTGGGCAACTGGTCCTTCGGGGACTACTTCAAG GAGGAAGCATGCAGCATGGCCTGGGAGCTCTTGACAGAGGTCTACGAGATCCCCAAAGATCGTCTCTATGTCACGTACTTTGGCGGAGACTCCTCACTGGGGCTGAGCGCTGACGAGGAGTGCAGGGACGTATGGCTCCAGCTGGG AGTGCCTGCCAGTCGTGTGCTGCCTTTTCCATTGAAGGACAACTTCTGGGAGATGGGTGACACAGGTCCCTGCGGTCCCTGCACGGAGATCCACTATGACCACGTGGGTGgtggcagaaatgctgcagcacTGGTGAACCAGGGCAGCCCTGACGTGGTGGAGATCTGGAACCTGGTCTTCATGCAGTATAACAG AGAGGTGGAAGGGAATTTGCTTCCCTTGCCTCAGCACCATGTGGATACAGGAATGGGCTTGGAAAGGCTGGTGACTGTTCTGCAGAATAAACGCTCCAACTACGACACAGATCTCTTCACGCCCATCTTGGACGCCATTCACAAG GGCTGTGGCGCGCCCAAGTACCAAGGTCTGGTCGGGGATGCTGACGTTGGGCGTGTGAATATGGCCTACCGCGTGGTGGCAGATCACGTGCGGACCTTGTGTGTGTGCATCACTGATGGCATCTACCCAGGCCTCTCCGGAGCAGA ACTGGTGCTGCGTCGGATTCTGCGCAGGGCTGTCCGCTTCTGCTCTGAAGTCCTTCACGCTCCGCCTGGGCTTTTGGCCTCCCTTGTGCCTACTGTAGTGGAAGTGCTG GGAGATGCCTACCCAGAGCTGAGGAAGAATGCAGACCAG GTCGTGGATATCATCAGTGAGAATGAAGCTGCTTTCCTGTCCTCCCTTGAGCGGGGGAGGCGCGTCATTGAGCGGACAGTGCAGCAGATGCAGCCCTCCACAAATTTCCCAG CTGACGTAGCCTGGTCTCTCTATGGGAATTTGGGGTTTCCTCTGGATCTGATTGACTTGATGCTTGAAGAAAAGGGAATCCGTTTGGATTCAGATGCTTTCAATGAACTTGTTCTGGAGGATGCAAAG cGGAAGGCTCAGGGCGCgcaggcagcacagctggagGGCACAGATGTGCGCCTGGATGTGCACTCGCTGGCTGAGCTGCGGGGTGACAACGTGCCTGCTACTGATGACTCTCCAAAGTACTCCTACAAGCTTGGGCAGCACGGGCAGTACG AGTTCAGCCCGTGCCAGGCCACCATCCTGATGCTGTACAGAGATCAGTCTCTCCAGAAGGAGGTTGGGGCAGGGCAGCGCTGTGGTGTCATCTTGGACAGGACTAACTTTTATGCAGAGCAGGGTGGGCAAGCCTCTGACCAAGGCTACCTGATACGCTTAGGACAGCAG GACATCCTCTTCCCTGTAGAGTCAGTTCATCTCTGTGGTGGTTACGTGGTCCATGCGGTCACCGCTGTGGAAACCCTGCGTGCTGGAGATCAAGTTCAGCTTTTTGTGGATGAG GCCCGACGGCTGGCCTGCATGACCAACCACACCGCGACCCACCTGCTAAACTTTGCGCTCCGCCACGTCCTGGGTGACAACACGGAGCAACGAGGGTCCCACGTGACGGCAGAGCGGCTGCGCTTCGACTTTGCTGTCAAG AGTCCTGTGActgtggagcagctgcagcaagtTGAGCAGGTGGTCCAGGATGCGATCAAACGAAATGAGGCTGTGCATATGGCTGAGGTTCCCCTTGCACTGGCAAGAAGAGTTCAGGGACTTCGTGCTATGGATGAG GAGTATCCAGACCCAGTGAGGATAGTGTCCCTCGGGGTCCCTGTGGAGACTGTGCTGACCTGCGACTCTGAGGCTGCAAGGCAGACCTCTGTGGAGCTCTGCTGTGGGAC GCACCTTCTCCAAACAGGCGCTATGGAGGACCTGGCCATCGTCAGTGAGCGTCAGCTCGTGAAAGGGATTAGCCGTGTCATTGCAGTGACAGGGAGACAGGCCAAACAG gCCCGAGAGGTAGGCCAGTGCTTGGCTACGGAAGTGGACTCTGTCTCCATACGGATGAAGCAGAGGAGCACCTCCATTGCTGAGATGCAGAACCTCTCCAAAGAAGTGGGCCAGTTGACCGAA GTGGTAGCCAGCACTGCAATGCCCCAGTGGCAAAGAAAAGAACTACAGACCATCCTCAAAGCACTGCAGCGAACCGCCAACACAGCCATCAGGAAACTGGAGATACGGCAG gctgaagagaagGCACAAAGCCTGCTAACAAAACATTGCAACCAACCTGTCATCGTAGATACTGTCCCAGCTGACTCCCTGTCT ATCCTAATGAAGGTAGTGAACCAGCTGTGTGACAAGTCTCCTGGCACATCAGTCCTGCTGCTCAGCCCTCAGGCTTCCGGAGAGGTGCTCTGTGCCTGTCAGGTGTCCAAG TGTTGCTGGTTAATCTTGCTTGGGTAG
- the AARS2 gene encoding alanine--tRNA ligase, mitochondrial isoform X4 — protein sequence MAAGGRLPLSLPAGRARAAFLRFFQERHGHRRLPSAPVRPRGDPSLLFVNAGMNQFKPIFLGTAHPRSELSRYRRVVNSQKCVRAGGKHNDLEDVGRDTCHHTFFEMLGNWSFGDYFKEEACSMAWELLTEVYEIPKDRLYVTYFGGDSSLGLSADEECRDVWLQLGVPASRVLPFPLKDNFWEMGDTGPCGPCTEIHYDHVGGGRNAAALVNQGSPDVVEIWNLVFMQYNREVEGNLLPLPQHHVDTGMGLERLVTVLQNKRSNYDTDLFTPILDAIHKGCGAPKYQGLVGDADVGRVNMAYRVVADHVRTLCVCITDGIYPGLSGAELVLRRILRRAVRFCSEVLHAPPGLLASLVPTVVEVLGDAYPELRKNADQVVDIISENEAAFLSSLERGRRVIERTVQQMQPSTNFPADVAWSLYGNLGFPLDLIDLMLEEKGIRLDSDAFNELVLEDAKRKAQGAQAAQLEGTDVRLDVHSLAELRGDNVPATDDSPKYSYKLGQHGQYEFSPCQATILMLYRDQSLQKEVGAGQRCGVILDRTNFYAEQGGQASDQGYLIRLGQQDILFPVESVHLCGGYVVHAVTAVETLRAGDQVQLFVDEARRLACMTNHTATHLLNFALRHVLGDNTEQRGSHVTAERLRFDFAVKSPVTVEQLQQVEQVVQDAIKRNEAVHMAEVPLALARRVQGLRAMDEEYPDPVRIVSLGVPVETVLTCDSEAARQTSVELCCGTHLLQTGAMEDLAIVSERQLVKGISRVIAVTGRQAKQLCCHTSLFTSTRPCPRLLSP from the exons atggcggcgggcgggcgccTGCCCCTGTCCCTACCCGCGGGTCGGGCCCGCGCCGCCTTCCTGCGCTTCTTCCAGGAGCGGCACGGCCACCGCCGCCTGCCCTCCGCCCCCGTGCGGCCCCGCGGCGACCCCAGCCTCCTCTTCGTCAACGCGGGCATGAACCAG TTTAAGCCCATTTTCCTGGGCACGGCGCACCCCCGGAGCGAGCTGTCGCGGTACCGGCGGGTGGTGAACAGCCAGAAGTGTGTGCGCGCCGGGGGGAAGCACAACGACCTGGAGGACGTGGGCCGGGACACCTGCCATCACACCTTCTTCGAGATGCTGGGCAACTGGTCCTTCGGGGACTACTTCAAG GAGGAAGCATGCAGCATGGCCTGGGAGCTCTTGACAGAGGTCTACGAGATCCCCAAAGATCGTCTCTATGTCACGTACTTTGGCGGAGACTCCTCACTGGGGCTGAGCGCTGACGAGGAGTGCAGGGACGTATGGCTCCAGCTGGG AGTGCCTGCCAGTCGTGTGCTGCCTTTTCCATTGAAGGACAACTTCTGGGAGATGGGTGACACAGGTCCCTGCGGTCCCTGCACGGAGATCCACTATGACCACGTGGGTGgtggcagaaatgctgcagcacTGGTGAACCAGGGCAGCCCTGACGTGGTGGAGATCTGGAACCTGGTCTTCATGCAGTATAACAG AGAGGTGGAAGGGAATTTGCTTCCCTTGCCTCAGCACCATGTGGATACAGGAATGGGCTTGGAAAGGCTGGTGACTGTTCTGCAGAATAAACGCTCCAACTACGACACAGATCTCTTCACGCCCATCTTGGACGCCATTCACAAG GGCTGTGGCGCGCCCAAGTACCAAGGTCTGGTCGGGGATGCTGACGTTGGGCGTGTGAATATGGCCTACCGCGTGGTGGCAGATCACGTGCGGACCTTGTGTGTGTGCATCACTGATGGCATCTACCCAGGCCTCTCCGGAGCAGA ACTGGTGCTGCGTCGGATTCTGCGCAGGGCTGTCCGCTTCTGCTCTGAAGTCCTTCACGCTCCGCCTGGGCTTTTGGCCTCCCTTGTGCCTACTGTAGTGGAAGTGCTG GGAGATGCCTACCCAGAGCTGAGGAAGAATGCAGACCAG GTCGTGGATATCATCAGTGAGAATGAAGCTGCTTTCCTGTCCTCCCTTGAGCGGGGGAGGCGCGTCATTGAGCGGACAGTGCAGCAGATGCAGCCCTCCACAAATTTCCCAG CTGACGTAGCCTGGTCTCTCTATGGGAATTTGGGGTTTCCTCTGGATCTGATTGACTTGATGCTTGAAGAAAAGGGAATCCGTTTGGATTCAGATGCTTTCAATGAACTTGTTCTGGAGGATGCAAAG cGGAAGGCTCAGGGCGCgcaggcagcacagctggagGGCACAGATGTGCGCCTGGATGTGCACTCGCTGGCTGAGCTGCGGGGTGACAACGTGCCTGCTACTGATGACTCTCCAAAGTACTCCTACAAGCTTGGGCAGCACGGGCAGTACG AGTTCAGCCCGTGCCAGGCCACCATCCTGATGCTGTACAGAGATCAGTCTCTCCAGAAGGAGGTTGGGGCAGGGCAGCGCTGTGGTGTCATCTTGGACAGGACTAACTTTTATGCAGAGCAGGGTGGGCAAGCCTCTGACCAAGGCTACCTGATACGCTTAGGACAGCAG GACATCCTCTTCCCTGTAGAGTCAGTTCATCTCTGTGGTGGTTACGTGGTCCATGCGGTCACCGCTGTGGAAACCCTGCGTGCTGGAGATCAAGTTCAGCTTTTTGTGGATGAG GCCCGACGGCTGGCCTGCATGACCAACCACACCGCGACCCACCTGCTAAACTTTGCGCTCCGCCACGTCCTGGGTGACAACACGGAGCAACGAGGGTCCCACGTGACGGCAGAGCGGCTGCGCTTCGACTTTGCTGTCAAG AGTCCTGTGActgtggagcagctgcagcaagtTGAGCAGGTGGTCCAGGATGCGATCAAACGAAATGAGGCTGTGCATATGGCTGAGGTTCCCCTTGCACTGGCAAGAAGAGTTCAGGGACTTCGTGCTATGGATGAG GAGTATCCAGACCCAGTGAGGATAGTGTCCCTCGGGGTCCCTGTGGAGACTGTGCTGACCTGCGACTCTGAGGCTGCAAGGCAGACCTCTGTGGAGCTCTGCTGTGGGAC GCACCTTCTCCAAACAGGCGCTATGGAGGACCTGGCCATCGTCAGTGAGCGTCAGCTCGTGAAAGGGATTAGCCGTGTCATTGCAGTGACAGGGAGACAGGCCAAACAG CTCTGCTGCCATACCTCACTATTCACATCCACTCGCCCTTGTCCCAGACTCCTGTCTCCATGA